One segment of Gilliamella sp. ESL0441 DNA contains the following:
- a CDS encoding glutathione S-transferase N-terminal domain-containing protein, with protein MVVAVNKRSVMTLFCDTTDIYGHQIRFVLAEKGVTAEIEFVTADNLPQELLDLNPYGSIPTLIDRDLTLYEPHIALEYLDERFPHPPLMPVYPIVRANSRLTMYRIKREWYSAYETIIADPNSNAAKVARKNLLDDLVSISVMFKEKDYFMSDDFTLCDCYFAPLLWRLPILGIELPKVAEKNYLAYMARIFERPAFISSLTDEEKKIRA; from the coding sequence ATGGTTGTCGCTGTTAATAAACGTTCTGTAATGACATTATTTTGTGATACAACAGACATCTATGGCCATCAGATTCGTTTTGTTTTGGCAGAGAAAGGTGTAACTGCTGAAATTGAGTTTGTGACTGCAGATAATTTACCTCAAGAGTTATTGGATCTTAATCCATATGGTTCAATTCCTACATTGATTGATAGAGATCTTACGTTATACGAACCTCATATTGCGTTAGAATACCTTGATGAACGTTTTCCTCATCCACCTTTAATGCCTGTTTATCCGATTGTGCGAGCTAATTCTCGATTAACGATGTATCGTATCAAAAGGGAATGGTATAGTGCCTATGAAACCATCATAGCTGATCCAAATAGTAATGCAGCTAAAGTTGCTCGTAAAAATCTACTGGATGATTTAGTTTCCATTTCTGTGATGTTTAAAGAAAAAGACTATTTTATGAGTGATGATTTTACGCTATGTGATTGTTATTTTGCTCCTTTACTTTGGCGATTACCAATTCTTGGTATTGAGTTACCTAAAGTTGCGGAAAAAAATTACTTAGCCTATATGGCACGAATTTTTGAACGTCCAGCTTTTATTAGTTCATTAACTGATGAAGAGAAAAAAATCAGAGCATAA
- a CDS encoding ClpXP protease specificity-enhancing factor has protein sequence MDPNQMTARRPYLFRAFYDWIVDNELTPYIVVDASVFGVLVPQEFVKDNQIVLNLAPHSVAKYMATNEKIEFNARFSGVSQHIVVPMSAVEAIYARENDAGIVFEDEPEYKQQRETNIQQSDNVEKKSTNPFRVVK, from the coding sequence ATGGATCCAAACCAAATGACTGCTCGACGCCCTTACTTATTTAGGGCGTTTTATGATTGGATTGTTGATAATGAGCTTACTCCTTATATCGTGGTAGATGCTTCGGTATTTGGGGTTCTTGTACCGCAAGAGTTTGTTAAAGATAATCAGATCGTTTTAAATCTTGCGCCACATTCCGTTGCAAAATATATGGCAACAAATGAAAAAATTGAATTTAATGCGCGATTTTCGGGTGTGTCACAACATATTGTTGTGCCGATGTCAGCAGTAGAAGCAATTTATGCTCGTGAAAATGATGCGGGCATAGTATTTGAAGATGAACCTGAATATAAACAGCAACGCGAAACCAATATTCAGCAATCTGATAATGTCGAGAAAAAATCAACAAACCCATTCCGAGTAGTGAAGTAA